The Tistrella mobilis genome window below encodes:
- a CDS encoding (Fe-S)-binding protein: protein MNTPTETAGKPARARAPATVGLFATCLVDLFRPSVGFATAKLLEEAGCRVVVPDSQTCCGQPAFNSGDRADARAIAREVIATFEPFDYVVVPSGSCGGMISHHYPELLRDDPDWGPRARRLAAKTYELMAFLVDVRGLEGVKAKLDATVTYHDSCSGLRELGVKAQPRKLLGTVEGLTLNELPGAEECCGFGGTFCVKYPEISGRMVSNKVADIRATNADLLLAGDMGCLLNMAGRLKREGSTIQVRHVAEVLADMTDTAAIGDTAAGAGRR from the coding sequence GTGAATACCCCAACCGAGACGGCGGGAAAGCCCGCCCGTGCGCGCGCGCCGGCCACGGTCGGCCTGTTCGCGACCTGTCTGGTGGATCTGTTCCGGCCGAGCGTGGGGTTTGCCACCGCGAAGCTGCTGGAAGAGGCGGGCTGCCGGGTGGTGGTGCCCGACAGCCAGACCTGTTGCGGCCAGCCGGCCTTCAATTCGGGCGACCGGGCCGATGCCCGCGCGATCGCCCGCGAGGTGATCGCCACCTTCGAGCCCTTCGATTACGTGGTCGTGCCGTCGGGATCCTGCGGCGGCATGATCTCGCACCATTATCCCGAGCTGCTGCGCGACGACCCGGATTGGGGGCCGCGCGCACGCCGGCTGGCGGCGAAGACCTATGAGCTGATGGCCTTCCTGGTCGATGTCCGCGGCCTGGAAGGGGTGAAGGCGAAGCTTGACGCCACCGTCACCTATCACGACAGCTGTTCCGGTCTGCGTGAGCTGGGGGTGAAGGCGCAGCCGCGCAAACTGCTGGGCACGGTTGAGGGGCTGACCCTGAACGAGCTGCCGGGGGCGGAGGAATGCTGCGGTTTCGGCGGCACCTTCTGCGTGAAATACCCCGAAATCTCGGGCCGCATGGTCTCCAACAAGGTGGCCGACATCCGGGCGACCAATGCCGATCTGCTGCTGGCGGGCGATATGGGTTGCCTGCTGAATATGGCCGGGCGGCTGAAGCGCGAAGGCTCGACCATCCAGGTCCGCCACGTGGCCGAGGTTCTGGCCGATATGACCGACACCGCAGCCATCGGCGACACCGCCGCCGGCGCGGGCCGGCGCTGA
- a CDS encoding murein transglycosylase A, producing MTAMRGRSLRLAGAFAVLALTGAALIGGWYLTTRNLPAPEAPPAPPPAVTGEGPRFTRIAFGDLPGWDDDDQSAALGAFQISCRIMLRRPVEAPIDRGGRFGTVGHWRDVCGAAVDLPLDDAGAARAFFERHFNAWQVAKPDGDTSGLFTGYYEPELAGSLTPDTRHDVPLYRLPEDLVVADLGAFDEALDGRRLVGRVADGRFAPYYDRAAIADGVLDGRGLELLWVDDQVDAFFLQIQGSGRVRLPDGRVLRVGYAGANGRPYRSIGKVLIDQGEMKPEDVSLQSLRAWLAAHPDRMASILDQNPSYVFFRLLDDDGPLGAMGAVLSPGRSLAVDRSMLPLGAPVWLDARYPAGVGALSETPLRRLMIAQDTGGAIKGAVRGDVFWGPGDFAELVAGRMKERGGYAVLLPLAIDPSTPPAPETPSAGS from the coding sequence ATGACCGCAATGCGCGGCCGCAGCCTGCGCCTTGCGGGCGCCTTCGCCGTGCTTGCGCTGACCGGGGCGGCGCTGATCGGCGGCTGGTATCTCACAACCCGCAATCTGCCGGCGCCAGAGGCACCCCCTGCCCCCCCGCCGGCGGTGACGGGTGAGGGGCCGCGCTTCACCCGCATCGCCTTCGGCGACCTGCCGGGCTGGGACGACGACGACCAGTCGGCCGCACTCGGCGCCTTCCAGATCTCGTGCCGGATCATGCTGCGCCGGCCGGTGGAGGCCCCGATCGACCGGGGCGGGCGCTTCGGCACGGTCGGCCACTGGCGGGATGTCTGTGGCGCGGCGGTGGATCTGCCGCTGGACGATGCCGGTGCCGCCCGGGCTTTCTTCGAGCGCCATTTCAACGCCTGGCAGGTGGCGAAGCCCGATGGCGACACCAGCGGCCTGTTCACCGGCTATTATGAACCGGAACTGGCCGGATCCCTGACCCCCGACACCCGCCATGACGTGCCGCTCTACCGCCTGCCGGAAGATCTGGTGGTGGCGGATCTGGGGGCGTTCGACGAGGCACTCGACGGCCGCCGCCTGGTCGGGCGGGTGGCCGACGGCCGTTTCGCCCCCTATTACGACCGCGCGGCGATCGCCGATGGCGTGCTCGACGGCCGCGGGCTGGAACTGCTCTGGGTGGATGATCAGGTCGATGCCTTCTTCCTGCAGATCCAGGGCTCGGGCCGGGTGCGGCTGCCCGACGGGCGGGTGCTGCGGGTGGGCTATGCCGGGGCCAATGGCCGGCCCTATCGCTCGATCGGCAAGGTGCTGATCGATCAGGGGGAGATGAAGCCGGAAGACGTGTCGCTGCAGAGCCTGCGCGCCTGGCTGGCCGCCCATCCTGACCGGATGGCCTCGATCCTGGATCAGAACCCCTCTTATGTATTCTTCCGGCTGCTGGACGACGACGGACCGCTGGGCGCCATGGGCGCGGTGCTGAGCCCGGGCCGGTCGCTTGCGGTCGACCGCTCGATGCTGCCGCTGGGCGCGCCGGTCTGGCTGGATGCGCGCTATCCCGCAGGCGTCGGTGCGCTTTCGGAAACGCCGCTCCGCCGGCTGATGATCGCCCAGGATACCGGCGGGGCGATCAAGGGGGCGGTGCGCGGCGACGTGTTCTGGGGGCCGGGCGATTTTGCCGAACTGGTCGCCGGACGCATGAAGGAACGCGGCGGTTATGCGGTGCTGCTGCCGCTCGCCATCGATCCGTCGACGCCGCCTGCGCCGGAGACGCCGTCAGCGGGCAGTTGA
- a CDS encoding Tim44/TimA family putative adaptor protein, with protein sequence MSMEYLDILFFALVAVFVALRLRGVLGTRTGHERPPEETRNPLSPRRAEPKAAEAGAQPGPARVLPFPMSEKVMSLIDQPALEGVEYIRRADRSFDPKGFLDGAQQAFEMIIDAFARGDRQTLAMLLSPQVLAGFNQAIDARERAGETHSTRIVSVREPRIAEARLAGSMAQVTVRFSTTQINQTLDAEGRVVAGGAEEIDLIDLWTFERDTRSSDPNWILTATRSGE encoded by the coding sequence ATGTCCATGGAATATCTCGACATCCTCTTCTTCGCCCTCGTCGCCGTGTTCGTGGCCCTGCGCCTGCGTGGCGTTCTGGGCACACGTACCGGCCATGAACGGCCGCCGGAAGAGACGCGCAACCCGCTCTCTCCCCGCCGGGCCGAGCCGAAGGCCGCCGAGGCCGGTGCTCAGCCGGGCCCTGCACGCGTGCTCCCCTTCCCGATGTCCGAGAAGGTGATGTCGCTGATCGACCAGCCGGCGCTGGAAGGGGTGGAATACATCCGTCGCGCCGATCGCAGTTTCGATCCCAAGGGCTTCCTAGACGGCGCCCAGCAGGCCTTCGAGATGATCATCGACGCCTTCGCCCGAGGCGACCGCCAGACGCTGGCCATGCTGCTGTCGCCGCAGGTGCTGGCCGGCTTCAATCAGGCGATCGATGCGCGGGAGCGGGCGGGTGAGACCCACAGCACCCGGATCGTATCGGTGCGGGAGCCGCGGATCGCCGAAGCCCGGCTGGCCGGCAGCATGGCGCAGGTGACGGTGCGCTTCTCCACCACCCAGATCAACCAGACGCTGGACGCCGAGGGTCGCGTGGTTGCCGGCGGTGCCGAGGAGATCGACCTGATCGACCTCTGGACCTTTGAGCGCGATACCCGGTCGAGCGATCCCAACTGGATCCTGACCGCGACCCGCAGCGGCGAATGA
- a CDS encoding FxsA family protein: MVAAVSLLLAILFVPLIEVFLFIQVGSEIGALPTVALCVLTAVAGAAMLRHQGLKAMTEARARLNRNEAPVDQVFDGLFLALAAVLLMVPGFFTDAIGALLLVPPVRRLMQKQILARTRFVMTGRPGPGQPGSQWRSRDGSVIIEGEYSTSADRPGSPGRRPEDDEPPLIGR, translated from the coding sequence ATGGTCGCCGCAGTCTCTCTGCTTCTCGCAATCCTCTTCGTGCCGCTGATCGAGGTCTTCCTGTTCATCCAGGTGGGCAGCGAGATCGGCGCCCTGCCGACGGTGGCGCTCTGCGTGCTGACCGCGGTGGCGGGTGCCGCCATGCTGCGCCACCAGGGTCTGAAGGCCATGACCGAGGCCCGTGCCCGGCTCAACCGCAACGAGGCACCGGTCGATCAGGTCTTCGACGGGCTGTTCCTCGCCCTGGCGGCCGTTCTGCTGATGGTGCCGGGTTTCTTCACCGATGCGATCGGCGCCCTGCTTCTGGTGCCGCCGGTCCGCCGGCTGATGCAGAAACAGATCCTGGCCCGCACCCGTTTCGTGATGACCGGCCGTCCGGGGCCGGGCCAGCCCGGCAGCCAGTGGCGCAGCCGTGACGGCAGCGTGATCATCGAGGGCGAGTACTCCACGTCCGCAGATCGCCCGGGCAGCCCTGGCCGCCGCCCCGAGGACGACGAGCCGCCGCTGATCGGCCGCTGA
- the secB gene encoding protein-export chaperone SecB gives MADTQTPEGNGAAGAEASPRFRLAIQYIKDLSFENPNAPRSLIASAQSRPNIQVSVNVGAQPLGDDNYEVELKLSASAKHEENTTFLCELSYAGVFMLENFPQEQIQPFLLIEGPRQLFPFARRIIADATRDGGFPPLMLDPIDFVQLFQAEQQRRAQPQ, from the coding sequence ATGGCCGACACCCAGACGCCCGAGGGCAACGGCGCAGCCGGCGCCGAGGCTTCGCCGCGCTTCCGCCTTGCCATTCAGTACATCAAGGACCTGTCGTTCGAGAACCCGAACGCGCCGCGGTCGCTGATCGCCTCGGCCCAGAGCCGGCCGAACATCCAGGTTTCGGTGAATGTCGGCGCCCAGCCGCTCGGCGACGACAATTACGAGGTCGAGCTGAAGCTGTCGGCCTCGGCGAAGCACGAGGAAAACACCACCTTCCTCTGCGAGCTGTCCTATGCCGGCGTGTTCATGCTCGAAAACTTCCCGCAGGAGCAGATCCAGCCCTTCCTGCTGATCGAAGGCCCGCGCCAGCTCTTCCCCTTCGCGCGGCGCATCATCGCCGATGCCACCCGCGACGGTGGCTTCCCGCCGCTGATGCTGGACCCGATCGATTTCGTGCAGCTGTTCCAGGCCGAGCAGCAGCGCCGCGCCCAGCCGCAGTGA
- the dnaQ gene encoding DNA polymerase III subunit epsilon: MREIAFDTETTGFDPATGDRLVEIGCVEILDQARTGAEFHVYINPERDVPEAAVAVHGLTAERLKTEPVFAEVADRFLEFVGDAPLVAHNAAFDMRFINAELTRLGREPIPMSRSIDTVQMARIRFPGAPASLDALCRRFGVDNSNRLLHGALLDAQLLAEVYLHLLGDRQRGFDLAADRRGGPGETGGRRRTVARPPRIHTPTPAELEAHQAFILKEVKAAIWLAED; encoded by the coding sequence TTGCGCGAGATCGCCTTCGACACCGAAACCACAGGCTTCGATCCTGCCACCGGCGACCGGCTGGTCGAGATCGGCTGCGTGGAGATCCTGGATCAGGCGCGCACCGGTGCCGAGTTCCATGTCTATATCAACCCCGAGCGCGACGTGCCCGAGGCGGCGGTGGCTGTGCACGGGCTGACGGCCGAACGGCTGAAGACCGAACCGGTCTTTGCCGAGGTCGCCGACCGCTTCCTGGAGTTCGTGGGTGATGCACCGCTGGTGGCGCATAACGCCGCCTTCGACATGCGCTTCATCAATGCCGAGCTGACCAGGCTTGGGCGGGAGCCCATCCCGATGTCGCGATCGATCGACACCGTGCAGATGGCCCGCATCCGCTTTCCGGGCGCGCCGGCCAGCCTGGATGCGCTCTGCCGCCGCTTCGGCGTCGACAACAGCAACCGCCTGCTGCACGGCGCGCTGCTCGACGCCCAGCTGCTGGCCGAGGTCTATCTGCACCTTCTGGGCGACCGCCAGCGCGGTTTCGACCTGGCCGCCGACCGTCGGGGGGGCCCCGGCGAGACCGGTGGCCGCCGCCGCACGGTCGCCCGGCCGCCCCGGATCCACACCCCCACCCCGGCCGAGCTGGAAGCCCATCAGGCCTTCATCCTGAAAGAGGTGAAGGCGGCGATCTGGCTGGCGGAGGATTGA
- the coaE gene encoding dephospho-CoA kinase (Dephospho-CoA kinase (CoaE) performs the final step in coenzyme A biosynthesis.), with the protein MLIIGLTGSIGMGKSTTSKMFRRLRVPVFDADATVHALLAPGGRAFRPVIERFPEALKDGRIDRVALGARVFGRKAELRALERIIHPLVRDEQRRFIATHARRRAPMVVLDIPLLFEGGGDAHVDAVLVVSAPNWIQARRVLARPGMTRAKFRDILSKQVPDAEKRRGADAVIQTGLGHGHAFRSLKLALDGFSRHRHEMWKHHWHRPRIRRPAGPRRRPGG; encoded by the coding sequence ATGCTGATCATCGGTCTGACCGGCTCCATCGGCATGGGCAAATCGACGACGTCGAAGATGTTCCGGCGGCTGCGCGTGCCGGTCTTCGACGCCGATGCCACGGTCCATGCCCTGCTCGCCCCGGGTGGCCGGGCCTTCCGGCCGGTGATCGAGCGCTTCCCCGAGGCGCTGAAGGACGGGCGCATCGACCGGGTGGCGCTGGGCGCCCGGGTGTTCGGCCGCAAGGCGGAGCTGCGTGCGCTGGAGCGGATCATCCATCCGCTGGTGCGTGACGAGCAGCGCCGGTTCATCGCAACCCATGCCCGTCGGCGCGCGCCCATGGTGGTGCTGGACATCCCGCTGCTGTTCGAGGGTGGCGGTGATGCCCATGTCGATGCGGTACTGGTGGTGAGCGCACCCAACTGGATCCAGGCCCGCCGGGTGCTGGCCCGTCCGGGGATGACGCGGGCCAAGTTTCGCGACATCCTGTCGAAACAGGTGCCCGATGCCGAGAAGCGCCGCGGCGCCGATGCCGTGATCCAGACCGGGCTTGGCCATGGCCATGCCTTCCGGTCCCTGAAACTGGCGCTGGACGGCTTCAGCCGCCATCGCCACGAGATGTGGAAGCATCACTGGCACCGGCCGCGGATCCGGCGGCCGGCCGGCCCACGCCGCCGCCCCGGCGGCTGA
- a CDS encoding shikimate dehydrogenase yields MTETLHPVWISGAARLAGVIGHPVTHSRSPRLHGFWLARHRIDGAYLPLAIRPEDLAQVLPALPRMGFRGVNLTLPHKELVLPLCDEVEPVARAIGAVNTLIFGEDHRITGTNTDAWGFGAALAAGAPARDAAAPALVLGAGGAARAVVYALAEAGAARILIANRTAERAAALIRDLAPHCPATVLEAVDWAARSDLLAGCGTLVNTTSLGLHGQPPLDIDLGLADDRLVVSDIVYDPLETPILKAARARGLVAVDGLGMLLHQAVPGFERWFGVRPVVDAALRRHVAADLLIGEPAPC; encoded by the coding sequence ATGACCGAAACCCTGCACCCCGTCTGGATCAGCGGCGCCGCACGCCTGGCCGGCGTGATCGGCCACCCCGTCACCCATTCACGTTCGCCGCGCCTGCACGGCTTCTGGCTGGCACGCCACCGGATCGACGGCGCCTATCTGCCGCTTGCGATCCGACCCGAGGATCTGGCGCAGGTGCTGCCGGCCCTGCCCCGGATGGGCTTTCGCGGCGTCAATCTGACCCTGCCGCACAAGGAACTGGTGCTGCCGCTCTGCGACGAGGTTGAACCGGTGGCCCGTGCGATCGGTGCGGTCAACACCCTGATCTTCGGCGAGGACCACCGCATCACCGGCACCAATACCGATGCCTGGGGCTTCGGTGCCGCACTGGCGGCCGGGGCGCCGGCACGCGATGCGGCGGCACCCGCCCTGGTGCTGGGGGCGGGCGGCGCGGCGCGCGCGGTGGTTTACGCCCTGGCCGAGGCCGGCGCCGCGCGGATCCTGATCGCCAATCGCACGGCGGAGCGGGCCGCGGCCCTGATCCGCGATCTGGCGCCCCACTGCCCGGCGACGGTGCTGGAGGCGGTGGACTGGGCCGCGAGGTCCGATCTGCTTGCCGGTTGCGGCACGCTGGTCAACACCACCAGCCTGGGGCTGCACGGCCAGCCGCCGCTCGACATCGATCTGGGCCTGGCGGATGACCGGCTGGTGGTGTCGGACATCGTCTACGACCCGCTGGAGACGCCGATCCTGAAGGCCGCCCGCGCCCGCGGGCTGGTCGCGGTCGACGGGCTCGGCATGCTGCTGCATCAGGCGGTGCCGGGTTTCGAGCGCTGGTTCGGCGTGCGGCCCGTGGTGGATGCAGCGCTGCGCCGGCATGTCGCCGCCGATCTTCTGATCGGGGAGCCGGCGCCATGCTGA
- a CDS encoding nucleoside triphosphate pyrophosphatase: MTPVSTRDDTDATAEPRLILASESAARAKLLAGAGLDFLALPARIDEAAVKEAMAAEGAPPEDVAVMLAEMKARRISGRAGRVPVLGCDQMLVADGRWFDKPTGRDGARATLEALSGRRHELISAAVVTIDGARVWHAIGRARLTMRPLSPAFIEHYLDRAGEAVLGSVGAYQLEGLGAQLFSKVEGDYFTILGLPLIELLDFLRVRGVIES; the protein is encoded by the coding sequence ATGACCCCTGTTTCGACCCGTGACGACACCGATGCGACTGCGGAACCGCGGCTGATCCTGGCCTCGGAGAGTGCCGCCCGCGCGAAACTGCTGGCGGGCGCCGGGCTCGATTTCCTGGCCCTGCCCGCCCGTATCGACGAGGCGGCGGTCAAGGAGGCGATGGCCGCCGAGGGCGCGCCGCCCGAGGATGTGGCGGTGATGCTGGCCGAGATGAAGGCGCGCCGGATTTCGGGCCGTGCCGGCCGTGTGCCGGTGCTGGGCTGCGACCAGATGCTGGTGGCGGACGGCCGCTGGTTCGACAAGCCCACCGGTCGCGACGGCGCCCGCGCAACGCTGGAAGCCCTGTCGGGCCGGCGGCACGAGCTGATCTCGGCCGCGGTGGTGACCATCGACGGCGCCCGGGTCTGGCATGCCATCGGCCGTGCCCGGCTGACCATGCGCCCGCTCTCCCCCGCCTTCATCGAGCATTATCTCGACCGGGCCGGCGAGGCCGTGCTGGGCTCGGTCGGCGCCTATCAGCTGGAGGGGCTGGGCGCGCAGCTGTTCTCGAAAGTCGAGGGTGACTATTTCACCATTCTTGGCCTGCCGCTGATCGAGCTGCTGGACTTCCTGCGCGTGCGCGGCGTGATCGAGAGCTGA
- a CDS encoding pyruvate, water dikinase regulatory protein encodes MADDEPTVELPLPTPALPGPGPSAARAAGAAPALRGGGHGADLHRQQVLFDLHLVSDSSGETVNTVARAVLAQFDGVDAREHVWSLVRSPAQLEKVIQSIEAHPGLVMYTLALSELRERLEEACRRLKVPCVPVLDQITDIVSGYLGVSVSRRPGRRHMLDQEYFARIDAMHFALIHDDGQSLWDIDDADVILVGVSRSSKTPTAIYLANRGVKAANVPLVPGQPLPAEVETATRPFIVGLTTSPERLVQIRRNRLLSLNQPDDGEYIDIDAVRTEVIAARRLFERKGWPVIDVTRRSIEETAAAIYQMYLRHLGES; translated from the coding sequence ATGGCCGACGACGAGCCGACCGTGGAGCTGCCGCTCCCCACCCCTGCCCTGCCCGGGCCCGGCCCCTCTGCCGCCCGTGCAGCAGGTGCCGCGCCGGCATTGCGCGGGGGCGGACATGGTGCAGATCTGCATCGCCAGCAGGTCTTGTTCGACCTGCATCTGGTGTCGGATTCAAGCGGCGAGACCGTGAACACCGTCGCCCGCGCGGTGCTGGCGCAGTTCGACGGGGTGGATGCGCGCGAGCATGTCTGGTCGCTGGTCCGCTCTCCGGCGCAGCTGGAAAAGGTGATCCAGTCGATCGAGGCCCATCCGGGCCTGGTCATGTACACGCTGGCGCTCAGTGAATTGCGCGAGCGGCTGGAAGAGGCCTGCCGGCGGCTGAAAGTGCCCTGCGTGCCGGTGCTGGACCAGATCACCGATATCGTCAGCGGCTATCTGGGGGTCTCGGTCTCCCGCCGGCCCGGGCGGCGCCACATGCTCGACCAGGAGTATTTCGCCCGGATCGACGCGATGCATTTTGCCCTGATCCATGATGACGGCCAGTCGCTCTGGGACATCGATGATGCCGATGTGATCCTGGTCGGCGTATCGCGCAGCTCCAAGACGCCGACCGCGATCTATCTGGCCAATCGTGGGGTGAAGGCCGCCAATGTGCCGCTTGTACCGGGCCAGCCCCTGCCGGCCGAGGTGGAAACCGCGACCCGTCCGTTCATCGTGGGCCTGACCACCAGCCCCGAACGGCTGGTGCAGATCCGGCGCAACCGGCTGTTGAGCCTGAACCAGCCCGATGACGGGGAATATATCGACATCGATGCAGTTCGCACCGAGGTGATCGCCGCCCGGCGCCTGTTCGAGCGGAAGGGCTGGCCGGTGATCGACGTGACCCGCCGTTCGATCGAAGAGACCGCGGCGGCGATCTATCAGATGTATCTGCGCCACCTGGGCGAGAGTTGA
- the hemE gene encoding uroporphyrinogen decarboxylase, protein MTETTKPLLAALKGGHPDRTPIWLMRQAGRYLPEYRELRARSKGFLDLCYSPDLATEVTLQPLRRFDLDAAILFSDILVVPHGLGQKVWFAEGEGPRLEPIRDAAGLAALDPERVTSFLAPVYETAARVRAALPDGRALIGFAGAPWTIATYMVEGGSSKDFLNTKRWAYGDPDGFQLLIDLIVDATVRHLEAQIAAGAEAVQIFDSWAGALDEDAFERWTITPIRTIASRIRARHPDLPIIGFPNRAGTLYEHFVRNAGVDAVSVDPTWSVEAIATRLRPHVAVQGNLDPGRLVAGGPDLTRRVRKICDRLAPMGGFVFNLGHGVLPPTDPGHVAQVIAAVREADAARV, encoded by the coding sequence ATGACCGAGACCACCAAGCCGCTGCTCGCAGCCCTCAAAGGCGGGCATCCGGACCGGACCCCGATCTGGCTGATGCGTCAGGCCGGCCGCTATCTGCCGGAATATCGCGAGCTCAGGGCGCGCTCGAAGGGTTTCCTCGATCTCTGCTACAGCCCGGATCTCGCCACTGAAGTGACCCTTCAGCCGCTGCGCCGCTTCGATCTGGATGCGGCGATTCTGTTCTCCGACATTCTGGTCGTGCCGCACGGGCTGGGCCAGAAGGTCTGGTTCGCAGAAGGCGAGGGGCCGCGGCTGGAACCGATCCGCGATGCGGCGGGGCTCGCCGCCCTCGATCCCGAACGGGTCACGTCTTTTCTGGCGCCGGTCTACGAGACCGCGGCACGGGTGCGGGCGGCCCTGCCCGACGGCCGGGCATTGATCGGTTTTGCCGGCGCCCCCTGGACCATCGCGACCTATATGGTCGAAGGCGGTTCCAGCAAGGATTTCCTGAACACCAAGCGCTGGGCCTATGGTGACCCGGATGGCTTTCAGCTGTTGATCGACCTGATCGTCGATGCGACCGTCCGTCACCTGGAGGCGCAGATCGCGGCGGGTGCCGAGGCGGTACAGATCTTCGACAGCTGGGCCGGCGCGCTGGATGAAGACGCGTTCGAGCGCTGGACGATCACCCCGATCCGTACCATTGCCAGCCGGATCCGCGCCCGGCATCCCGATCTGCCGATCATCGGCTTTCCGAACCGCGCCGGCACGCTATATGAGCATTTTGTCCGGAATGCCGGTGTCGATGCGGTCAGCGTCGACCCGACCTGGAGCGTGGAGGCGATTGCCACCCGTCTCCGGCCGCATGTCGCGGTTCAGGGCAATCTCGATCCGGGCCGTCTGGTCGCGGGCGGGCCGGATCTCACCCGCCGGGTGCGGAAGATATGTGACCGGCTGGCGCCTATGGGCGGCTTCGTCTTCAATCTCGGCCATGGCGTCCTGCCGCCGACCGATCCCGGCCATGTCGCCCAGGTGATCGCAGCAGTGCGCGAGGCCGATGCCGCGAGAGTCTGA
- the hemH gene encoding ferrochelatase encodes MIKERDYKETGRIAVLLFNLGGPDGPDAVQPFLFNLFFDPAIISLPLPLRWAIAKLISTRRAPFARENYALMGGGSPLLPETLSQARALEAELEGRGLTVRAWPVMRYWHPFAPEVVAEVKAWAPDRIIALPLYPQFSTSTSASSLKDWDRAARKAGLRAPTSTVCCWPVEPGLVEAHASLIVERWRQAEAEAPGRPMRILLSAHGLPKKIIERGDPYQWQVEQSCAAVMERVAALLGRPLDTIDWQVCYQSRVGPLEWIGPSTDAEVERAGQDGRGLILVPIAFVSEHVETLVELDVEYRHLAEKSGALPYLRVPTPTTHPAFIRGLGDLVIQAAGREGVAPDAAGPSCPAGFGRCACRAGT; translated from the coding sequence ATGATCAAGGAACGTGACTATAAAGAAACGGGACGAATTGCTGTCCTGTTGTTCAATCTCGGCGGACCCGACGGGCCGGATGCCGTTCAGCCGTTCCTGTTCAACCTGTTCTTCGATCCGGCGATCATCTCTCTGCCCTTGCCGCTGCGCTGGGCGATCGCAAAGCTGATCAGTACCCGCCGCGCCCCCTTCGCCCGGGAAAATTATGCGCTGATGGGCGGCGGCTCGCCGCTTCTGCCGGAAACCTTGAGCCAGGCCCGGGCGCTGGAAGCCGAGCTTGAGGGCCGCGGGCTGACCGTCCGGGCCTGGCCGGTCATGCGCTACTGGCATCCCTTCGCGCCGGAGGTGGTGGCCGAGGTGAAGGCCTGGGCGCCCGACCGGATCATCGCCCTGCCGCTCTATCCGCAGTTCTCCACCTCGACCAGCGCCTCGTCGCTCAAGGACTGGGACCGGGCTGCCCGCAAGGCCGGGCTCAGGGCGCCGACTTCGACCGTCTGCTGCTGGCCGGTCGAGCCCGGTCTGGTCGAGGCGCATGCGAGCCTGATCGTGGAGCGCTGGCGCCAGGCAGAGGCAGAGGCGCCGGGCCGGCCGATGCGCATCCTGCTGTCGGCCCACGGCCTGCCGAAGAAGATCATCGAGCGGGGCGATCCCTATCAGTGGCAGGTGGAGCAGAGCTGTGCCGCGGTGATGGAACGGGTGGCGGCCCTGCTTGGCCGGCCGCTCGATACCATCGACTGGCAGGTCTGCTATCAAAGCCGGGTCGGGCCGCTGGAATGGATCGGGCCGTCGACCGATGCCGAAGTCGAGCGGGCAGGGCAGGACGGGCGCGGCCTGATCCTGGTGCCGATCGCCTTCGTCTCGGAACATGTCGAGACCCTGGTCGAGCTGGACGTCGAATACCGTCATCTGGCCGAAAAATCCGGGGCCTTGCCCTATCTGCGGGTACCGACCCCCACCACCCATCCGGCCTTCATCCGTGGCCTGGGTGATCTGGTGATCCAGGCGGCAGGGCGCGAGGGCGTGGCGCCTGATGCCGCCGGCCCGTCCTGTCCGGCGGGCTTCGGCCGCTGCGCCTGTCGCGCCGGCACCTGA
- the hemJ gene encoding protoporphyrinogen oxidase HemJ, giving the protein MIDAFAGAYPWFKALHVISVIAWMAGMFYLPRLFVYHADAAPGSELSERFKVMERRLLKAIINPAMVATWLFGILILTTGAVSLSEGWLHAKIALVLIMSGMHGAFSAWRRAFAEDRNRHSTRFYRWMNEVPTVLMIGIVILVIVKPF; this is encoded by the coding sequence ATGATCGACGCATTCGCCGGCGCCTATCCCTGGTTCAAGGCCCTGCATGTGATCTCGGTGATCGCCTGGATGGCCGGGATGTTCTATCTGCCGCGGCTGTTCGTCTATCATGCCGATGCCGCACCAGGCTCCGAGCTGTCCGAGCGTTTCAAGGTGATGGAGCGCCGGTTGCTGAAGGCGATCATCAATCCGGCGATGGTCGCCACCTGGCTGTTCGGCATCCTGATCCTGACCACCGGGGCGGTGTCGCTGTCCGAAGGCTGGCTGCATGCCAAGATCGCCCTGGTGCTGATTATGTCGGGCATGCATGGCGCGTTCAGCGCCTGGCGCCGGGCCTTTGCCGAGGATCGCAACCGCCATTCCACGCGCTTCTATCGCTGGATGAACGAAGTGCCGACGGTGCTGATGATCGGCATCGTGATCCTGGTGATCGTGAAGCCGTTCTGA